One window of Nicotiana tomentosiformis chromosome 11, ASM39032v3, whole genome shotgun sequence genomic DNA carries:
- the LOC104112617 gene encoding 5'-adenylylsulfate reductase-like 5 has protein sequence MMVSMRYIVVLCYVFSAFGCVFSSYNTNTFFYDLRSQCPLRISFPPPLLFETDGESLDKALGSSQKDDVTAILFYASWCPFSTDVKSKFGALSSMFPRIRHVMVEQSKAMPSVFSRYGVHSFPAILIVNQTMRVRYHGRKDLQSLVNFYKRTTGLDPVIEVTEHQITYKTDGHKAFQQWKGSSLRELLLSEPYLVLSVAFLLFRASLYFFPGLVAHVVALWVAYIPHLNMGIFGESRQLLGRVFHVIDLKRAWSKLKLSKTRNFHKGARNARVWASSLASVSLGETSTARVSSSGDS, from the exons aTGATGGTGTCGATGAGATACATAGTAGTATTGTGTTATGTATTTTCAGCTTTTGGATGCGTATTTTCATCGTATAATACGAATACGTTTTTCTACGATCTGAGGTCTCAATGCCCTCTTCGGATCTCCTTTCCACCTCCTTTGCTTTTTGAG ACGGATGGAGAATCACTTGACAAGGCTCTAGGGTCCAGTCAGAAAGATGATGTTACTGCTATTTTGTTCTACGCCTCGTGGTGTCCTTTCTCTACAGATGTTAAATCAAAGTTTGGTGCTCTGAGTTCCATGTTCCCGCGAATCAGACATGTGATGGTTGAGCAATCAAAAGCCATGCCTAG TGTCTTCTCCAGATATGGAGTTCACAGTTTTCCAGCAATACTGATTGTGAATCAGACAATGAGAGTGCGGTATCATGGCCGGAAAGATCTTCAGTCTCTTGTGAACTTCTACAAGAGGACTACAG GGCTTGATCCTGTGATAGAAGTGACTGAACATCAAATTACTTATAAGACAGATGGTCACAAAGCTTTTCAGCAATGGAAAGGGTCCTCTTTAAGGGAATTGCTCTTGAGTGAACCTTACCTTGTACTGTCGGTTGCATTCCTATTGTTTAGGGCGTCCCTTTATTTCTTTCCTGGGTTGGTAGCTCATGTAGTAGCATTGTGGGTTGCATATATTCCTCATCTAAACATGGGAATCTTTGGAGAGTCAAGGCAGCTTTTGGGGCGCGTTTTCCACGTGATTGACCTCAAGAGGGCTTGGAGCAAGCTAAAGCTGAGCAAAACAAGAAACTTTCATAAAGGTGCTAGGAATGCTCGAGTTTGGGCTTCGTCTTTGGCATCTGTTTCGCTGGGAGAGACGTCAACAGCAAGAGTGTCCTCCTCAGGAGACTCGTAA